A stretch of the Oenococcus sp. UCMA 16435 genome encodes the following:
- a CDS encoding PTS fructose transporter subunit IIC, producing MNWKKIGQELERHLMTGISYMIPIVIAGAVLMAISRVGASFYGISDIWDVKWAKSASIIIRFLNTDDGWGSTALGLMFPVISAYIAYSIADKGGIAPGIIGGTLVSNMNAGFLGALASGLIAGYTVKFLITHIHLPEAAKSVLPVFIVPVLGSLITLILIQYVIGVPFADLNTSLASWLKGLTGTNRILLAAIVGVMVGFDLGGPVNKAAVTTAMALLTSGVYDPNTAAQVAIIIPPLGLGLATVINRRKFSKELQEAGNAALVMGLIGVSEGAIPFAVESPLRVIPANVIGSAIGSSVAVGLGAVNRAPISGFYGWFAVEKWWIYILGIFVGTLTVTGLTLLFRRQQSVAEEAEPQDTQQPVGDSYFTEDQWEN from the coding sequence ATGAATTGGAAAAAAATAGGCCAAGAGTTAGAACGACATTTAATGACTGGCATTTCTTACATGATTCCAATTGTTATTGCCGGCGCGGTATTGATGGCAATCAGTCGCGTGGGCGCTTCCTTTTATGGAATTTCTGATATTTGGGATGTTAAATGGGCCAAAAGTGCCAGTATTATTATTCGTTTTTTAAATACCGATGATGGGTGGGGAAGCACCGCGTTGGGACTGATGTTTCCGGTCATTTCCGCTTATATAGCGTATTCAATTGCTGATAAGGGCGGAATCGCTCCAGGAATTATTGGTGGAACTTTAGTTTCCAACATGAATGCAGGTTTTCTGGGTGCATTGGCTTCCGGCTTAATCGCTGGATATACGGTTAAGTTTTTAATTACACATATACATCTTCCAGAGGCGGCTAAATCTGTTCTGCCGGTATTTATAGTACCCGTTCTTGGATCACTTATTACTTTGATATTAATACAGTATGTAATTGGTGTGCCGTTTGCCGATTTGAACACCAGTTTAGCTTCCTGGCTAAAAGGTTTAACTGGAACTAATAGGATATTGCTGGCAGCAATTGTTGGTGTGATGGTCGGTTTTGATTTAGGCGGTCCTGTAAACAAAGCCGCCGTAACCACTGCGATGGCTTTGTTGACAAGCGGAGTCTATGATCCAAATACGGCTGCTCAAGTAGCTATCATTATTCCACCACTTGGACTTGGTTTGGCAACTGTTATAAACAGAAGAAAGTTCAGCAAAGAATTACAAGAAGCTGGTAATGCTGCTCTGGTTATGGGACTGATTGGCGTTAGCGAAGGTGCAATTCCGTTTGCTGTAGAATCACCGTTACGAGTAATACCGGCAAATGTAATTGGATCGGCGATTGGAAGTTCTGTGGCAGTTGGTTTAGGAGCTGTCAATCGTGCGCCTATTTCCGGCTTTTACGGTTGGTTTGCTGTTGAGAAATGGTGGATTTATATTTTAGGAATCTTCGTTGGAACTTTGACCGTTACTGGATTGACCTTGTTGTTCAGAAGGCAACAGTCTGTAGCTGAGGAAGCCGAACCACAAGATACACAGCAGCCGGTAGGTGATTCTTACTTTACGGAAGACCAATGGGAGAACTGA
- a CDS encoding PTS fructose transporter subunit IIB, which produces MTRKLIAVTACATGVAHTYMAEKALLQAAKKMNVLIKVETQGATGIGHYLTAKDVQIGETVILATDTKVRDLNRFNGKKILQVGVSDPIKNAEKVINDALTLVDTK; this is translated from the coding sequence ATGACAAGAAAATTAATTGCGGTAACAGCATGTGCTACCGGAGTAGCTCATACCTATATGGCGGAGAAAGCTTTGTTACAAGCTGCTAAGAAAATGAATGTTTTGATCAAGGTTGAAACTCAGGGAGCAACAGGAATTGGCCATTATTTAACAGCTAAAGATGTTCAAATTGGTGAAACTGTGATTCTTGCTACCGACACCAAAGTTCGCGACTTGAACCGTTTCAATGGGAAGAAGATTCTCCAAGTTGGTGTTAGTGATCCAATTAAAAATGCAGAAAAAGTAATTAACGATGCTTTGACATTAGTCGATACAAAATAA
- a CDS encoding PTS transporter subunit EIIA, translated as MTVTEIVQSNLIKFDLKADNKEEVIDQLADLYVKNGVITNKDNYISAVYGREQEGTTGVGEGIAIPHGKSKSVTRSAVVIAKLLDPVAWESLDNHPVKYVFLLAIPDGGDTEHLKLLSELAGILMNDNVRFELQQAKSAGDIQAIFKDRGNEL; from the coding sequence ATGACGGTAACTGAAATCGTTCAATCAAACTTAATTAAATTTGATTTAAAAGCTGATAACAAAGAGGAAGTCATAGATCAGCTTGCTGATTTGTATGTTAAGAACGGCGTTATTACGAATAAAGACAATTATATATCGGCCGTTTATGGACGTGAACAGGAAGGGACAACCGGAGTTGGAGAAGGCATTGCGATTCCCCACGGGAAATCGAAGTCAGTTACTCGTTCTGCGGTGGTAATTGCAAAGTTATTGGATCCAGTTGCTTGGGAGTCTTTGGACAATCACCCGGTAAAATATGTTTTCTTATTGGCAATTCCGGACGGTGGCGACACTGAACACTTGAAACTGCTTTCCGAATTGGCCGGTATTTTAATGAATGATAATGTCCGTTTTGAATTGCAGCAGGCAAAGTCTGCTGGAGATATTCAAGCAATTTTTAAAGATCGAGGTAATGAATTATGA
- a CDS encoding BglG family transcription antiterminator — MNNLNARQLAIVKTLLNVDKTTADHLAYEFGVSAKTIYNDLQILKPVLAESFMTIKVQPRIGISLQGNANNSQLLIKNILQHQPIPDKDQDRITFILTKLLQTDHFFKVSKFSEELFISGKTIERNIKQLSKYLSTYKMHIERQPREGIRLIATEHQKRKMLFLLLNNYWSDYWSADYVNSENSIKYQGMSDNSLLSNQIVHRLIPLVNKFAIKRRINFSDYSFQALVIHLAIVIQRVKTGNLISSNIDLSTDVGEQQFKNAKYLANIIQQKFEIKLPNEEISYVQIHLIAAIAGSVNLNLKSDYEEISSPLKTLLADFGFDQELLSGLTIHLQSAIERLKLNATIANPYTKSIKQNYTQAFDRALQIGKYYEKYYGIQMNDDEISYFALYLEAYLERKRMHLQKFNVGLVCSTGLGSAQLLAAKVRKEFPQFNIVGIWSLSDLKQQQLKNVDLIISTIEIKIDGLRTVIVSPLLKNNEIEFIKNAVNQFSINKQHPHEDFLRLIDSRLTIAKAPITNWHQLLKMVGQKLIAYDYADKGVGESAIQREELSFTSFGDYAVPHAEPTLIKRPVMVVYTMKKPIDWGSSRVSIIFFLAMTKQMTQKEIDLIFDDFYDLVNNKQILGSLIRCDSDEELFKRIRGEISK, encoded by the coding sequence ATGAATAACTTAAATGCTCGCCAATTGGCAATCGTGAAAACGTTACTTAATGTTGATAAAACGACTGCTGATCATTTAGCTTACGAGTTTGGTGTTTCTGCTAAAACTATCTATAATGACTTACAAATACTGAAACCGGTTTTGGCAGAATCTTTTATGACGATTAAAGTTCAACCGAGAATTGGAATTTCTTTACAGGGGAATGCTAATAACTCGCAGCTATTAATTAAAAATATTTTGCAGCACCAACCGATACCTGATAAAGATCAGGATCGTATCACGTTTATTTTAACGAAACTTTTGCAAACTGATCATTTTTTTAAAGTTTCAAAATTTTCCGAGGAATTATTCATTAGCGGCAAAACGATTGAACGAAATATAAAACAATTGAGTAAATATCTTTCAACCTACAAGATGCATATTGAGCGCCAGCCACGAGAAGGAATACGTTTGATAGCAACTGAACATCAAAAAAGAAAAATGTTGTTTTTGCTGTTGAATAATTATTGGAGCGATTACTGGTCTGCTGACTATGTTAATTCAGAAAATTCGATTAAATACCAAGGCATGAGTGACAATTCTCTTTTATCTAATCAAATCGTTCATCGACTGATTCCTCTTGTAAATAAGTTTGCTATCAAGCGTCGAATTAATTTCAGTGATTATTCCTTTCAAGCGCTCGTTATTCATCTTGCAATTGTTATTCAACGTGTCAAAACAGGTAATTTAATTTCAAGCAATATCGATTTATCGACAGATGTTGGTGAACAACAATTTAAAAATGCCAAATACTTGGCAAACATCATTCAACAAAAATTCGAAATTAAGTTGCCAAACGAAGAAATTAGTTACGTTCAAATTCATTTAATTGCTGCGATTGCTGGTAGCGTGAATTTAAATTTGAAAAGTGATTATGAAGAAATTTCTTCACCTTTAAAGACATTGCTGGCAGATTTTGGTTTTGATCAAGAATTATTATCAGGTCTGACGATTCATCTTCAATCGGCAATTGAGAGATTAAAATTGAATGCGACAATCGCGAATCCCTATACGAAAAGTATCAAGCAAAACTATACGCAGGCTTTTGATAGAGCTCTACAAATAGGAAAATATTATGAAAAGTATTATGGGATTCAAATGAACGATGATGAAATTTCTTATTTTGCTTTATATTTAGAAGCTTATCTTGAGCGAAAACGAATGCATTTGCAAAAATTCAATGTTGGATTGGTTTGCAGTACCGGACTGGGTTCTGCTCAGCTTCTGGCTGCAAAAGTCCGCAAAGAATTTCCACAATTCAACATTGTTGGAATTTGGTCGTTAAGTGATTTGAAACAACAACAACTGAAAAACGTTGACTTAATTATTAGCACAATCGAAATCAAAATAGATGGATTACGAACCGTGATTGTTTCACCTTTATTGAAAAATAATGAAATTGAATTTATTAAAAACGCGGTTAATCAATTTTCTATTAATAAGCAGCACCCGCATGAAGATTTTCTCCGTTTAATAGATTCCAGATTAACGATAGCCAAAGCGCCGATTACAAATTGGCACCAACTTTTAAAAATGGTTGGTCAGAAATTAATTGCTTATGATTATGCCGATAAAGGAGTTGGCGAAAGTGCGATTCAACGTGAAGAGCTGTCTTTTACCAGTTTTGGTGATTATGCTGTTCCTCATGCAGAACCAACTTTAATTAAAAGGCCAGTAATGGTTGTTTACACGATGAAAAAACCAATTGATTGGGGGAGCAGTCGAGTATCGATAATTTTCTTTTTGGCAATGACTAAACAAATGACCCAAAAAGAAATTGATCTTATTTTTGATGATTTCTACGATCTTGTGAATAATAAACAAATACTGGGTTCGTTAATAAGATGTGATTCTGATGAAGAATTGTTTAAAAGAATAAGAGGAGAAATTAGTAAATGA
- a CDS encoding hydantoinase/oxoprolinase family protein, which produces MNYCLGIDVGGTNTDAVILDKKQTIIASVKTHTTKDIESGIYDAITKVLKISQLNPEDIRLAMLGTTQATNAIVERKGLAEIGVIRLGFPATAAIPPYSEWPKDLVKSMSGKYSLVHGGYEYDGQLITSVDDQELRQVLANWRGKIESLAVVGVFSALNKNQEEHVAKIAHEILGNNIPISLSAAIGSIGLITRENATILNSGLCKIIQRVADGFSNALLKQGIVQADIYLCQNDGTLMSLDFAAQYPILTIGSGPTNSIRGAAYLAKKRDALVLDIGGTTSDIGVLVNGFPRESSKGVEVGGVQTNFRMPDILSIGLGGGSVVRQHDDGTVTIGPDSVGYQITDKAICFGGDVITTTDIAVRLGYVDLGNPLLTKKIDENLAQKASAEIKRMLETAIDKMKSSAEDVDLILVGGGRIIVHGDLAGTSHVFTDPNGGVANAIGATIAQVGGQYEKLYQYATVDRTKAISDATMLAKQQAMTAGAKGGSTEVVDVEEIPLAYAPGNTTRVKVRVVGDLA; this is translated from the coding sequence ATGAATTATTGTTTAGGAATTGATGTTGGGGGGACTAATACTGATGCTGTCATTCTCGATAAAAAGCAGACAATCATTGCTAGTGTTAAAACCCATACAACTAAAGATATTGAATCCGGAATTTACGATGCTATCACAAAAGTTCTTAAAATAAGTCAGTTGAATCCTGAGGACATTCGTTTAGCTATGTTAGGCACCACTCAAGCAACTAATGCAATTGTGGAACGAAAAGGTCTCGCTGAAATCGGCGTTATTCGTCTCGGTTTCCCAGCAACTGCTGCCATTCCGCCATATTCTGAATGGCCAAAAGATTTAGTTAAAAGCATGTCTGGCAAGTATTCTTTGGTTCATGGCGGATATGAATATGATGGCCAATTAATTACGTCCGTTGATGATCAAGAATTGCGTCAGGTATTGGCTAATTGGCGAGGTAAAATTGAATCCCTCGCTGTAGTAGGTGTTTTTTCCGCACTAAACAAAAATCAAGAGGAACACGTTGCTAAAATTGCTCATGAAATACTTGGCAATAATATCCCGATTTCTTTATCTGCAGCCATTGGTTCGATTGGTTTAATTACTCGTGAAAATGCGACCATTTTAAATTCAGGTTTGTGTAAGATTATTCAACGTGTTGCAGATGGTTTTTCTAATGCACTATTAAAACAAGGAATTGTCCAAGCTGATATTTATCTTTGCCAAAATGATGGTACTTTAATGTCCCTTGATTTCGCAGCGCAATATCCAATCCTCACTATCGGAAGCGGACCAACGAATAGTATTCGTGGTGCTGCTTATTTGGCCAAAAAAAGAGATGCACTGGTATTGGATATTGGCGGCACTACTTCTGATATTGGCGTGCTGGTTAATGGCTTTCCACGAGAATCTAGTAAAGGCGTCGAAGTAGGCGGAGTTCAGACGAATTTCAGAATGCCTGATATATTATCAATTGGTCTTGGAGGCGGCAGCGTCGTTCGACAACATGATGATGGAACTGTAACAATTGGTCCTGATAGTGTTGGCTATCAAATCACTGACAAGGCGATTTGTTTTGGTGGCGATGTGATAACCACTACAGATATCGCAGTACGCTTGGGTTATGTCGATTTGGGAAATCCTCTCCTAACAAAGAAAATTGATGAGAATCTCGCTCAAAAAGCATCAGCGGAAATTAAGCGAATGTTAGAAACAGCAATCGACAAGATGAAATCAAGCGCTGAAGATGTTGATTTGATTCTAGTCGGTGGCGGTAGAATTATTGTTCATGGCGATCTTGCCGGAACCAGTCACGTCTTTACCGATCCGAATGGCGGTGTTGCTAATGCAATCGGAGCCACGATTGCTCAGGTTGGCGGGCAGTATGAAAAATTGTATCAATATGCAACAGTTGACAGAACTAAAGCAATAAGCGATGCCACGATGTTAGCTAAACAACAGGCTATGACTGCCGGGGCTAAGGGAGGTTCAACGGAAGTGGTTGATGTCGAAGAAATTCCATTAGCTTATGCCCCTGGAAATACAACCCGCGTTAAAGTCCGCGTCGTTGGTGACCTGGCTTAA
- a CDS encoding DUF917 domain-containing protein, which yields MRKLGVESIQNIAIGAALMGAGGGGNPFIGKLMAINAVRRFGPVTLLGPDELADDAVVSSPSSIGAPAVSLEKFPNGCEFKLSLDKLQEVLGKKISALFPVEAGGINSMIPLIAGAQLNLPVVDADAMGRAFPELQMSTLVLAGHKICPIVMSDEKGNLVVINTDDPKSAEKFARAITVQMGATAQSASDTTTGKGLREDGVTGIITLCESIGKLLSDINQYDNVNDALQALLDLTDGYRMMTAKIVDVHHVTKGGFNFGTVILEGLDDDQNQVGKLEFQNENIVFQRDDMVLATSPDLISLVDEETLMPITNEELYYGKRVFVLGIPCNSKWRTPAGIKSVSPRYFKYDLDYKPVEMRIKDFLSKEMEAVQ from the coding sequence GTGCGAAAACTAGGTGTTGAGTCAATTCAGAATATTGCAATCGGTGCTGCTTTAATGGGTGCTGGTGGTGGCGGCAATCCGTTTATTGGTAAACTAATGGCCATTAATGCAGTACGCAGGTTTGGTCCTGTCACTTTGTTAGGACCTGATGAGTTAGCAGATGATGCAGTAGTTAGTTCGCCATCGTCCATCGGCGCACCGGCAGTATCATTGGAAAAATTTCCTAATGGCTGTGAGTTTAAATTGTCTTTGGATAAACTCCAAGAAGTATTGGGCAAGAAAATTTCGGCTTTGTTTCCGGTTGAGGCTGGCGGCATCAATTCCATGATTCCTTTGATTGCTGGTGCGCAATTAAATTTGCCAGTAGTTGATGCCGATGCAATGGGACGAGCTTTTCCTGAGTTGCAAATGTCGACGCTTGTATTGGCTGGACATAAAATTTGTCCGATTGTAATGAGCGATGAAAAAGGAAATTTGGTTGTGATTAATACTGATGATCCTAAGTCGGCTGAGAAATTTGCACGGGCTATCACAGTACAAATGGGTGCTACAGCTCAATCCGCGAGTGATACAACCACTGGTAAAGGATTACGTGAAGACGGCGTGACAGGTATCATCACACTTTGTGAAAGTATTGGAAAATTATTAAGTGATATCAATCAATATGACAATGTTAACGATGCACTACAAGCCCTATTAGATTTAACCGATGGTTATCGAATGATGACCGCTAAGATTGTCGATGTCCATCATGTCACAAAAGGCGGCTTCAATTTTGGCACTGTTATTTTGGAGGGTTTGGATGATGATCAAAATCAAGTTGGCAAACTTGAATTCCAAAATGAAAATATTGTTTTCCAGCGAGATGATATGGTTCTTGCAACATCCCCAGATTTAATTTCTTTAGTTGACGAAGAAACACTGATGCCGATTACTAATGAAGAATTATATTATGGCAAACGCGTTTTCGTATTGGGTATTCCTTGCAATTCTAAATGGCGGACACCCGCTGGTATTAAAAGTGTTAGCCCTCGATATTTCAAGTATGATTTGGACTATAAACCTGTAGAGATGCGTATCAAAGATTTTCTTTCAAAAGAAATGGAGGCTGTCCAATGA
- a CDS encoding cytosine permease has translation MADDHSLSRVPEKDKTPVWKVLIVQIGGFVALSQFMLGAELGYGMSFLDAVIATTLGSTLLEFIAFGLGVAGQREGLSTSLLSKWSGFGTIGSAFVGLTFAISLIGWFGIQNSIFAQGIISLLGGHINFALVAAITGLVVTFSVLFGFKGLSWTSNISVPAFILVIGLATYNMLKGHTMTGLVTMAAPGAALSMSAAITMVTGNFIIGAIIMPDLNRFNHNWKGVFIVSVVGTLIGELGVNVLGVLMAHAVGSSNIMPIIYKLTGGFGILLVVFSSIKVNDLNLYSATLDFVNFFKQVFHWNVNRGLVTIVAGILGTFLSVIGLIDQFSGFLNVLGVVFPPIASIMFTDYWILKRSRKQLDKSRNKGQLPTESEIFNPVTIVAWLVGIASGFFITWGIPSFNVLVISAVVYYAGIKIFDKSAKRTAVSINEERRNV, from the coding sequence ATGGCAGATGATCATTCTCTTTCTCGTGTACCAGAAAAAGATAAGACGCCTGTTTGGAAAGTTTTGATTGTCCAAATTGGTGGATTTGTTGCTCTTAGCCAATTTATGCTCGGTGCAGAATTAGGTTATGGTATGAGTTTTTTGGATGCTGTTATTGCAACAACATTAGGTTCAACTTTATTGGAGTTCATTGCCTTTGGACTTGGAGTAGCCGGTCAAAGAGAAGGTTTGTCAACAAGTTTGCTATCTAAATGGTCCGGTTTTGGCACAATTGGTTCAGCTTTTGTTGGACTGACATTCGCGATTAGTTTGATCGGATGGTTTGGTATCCAAAATTCTATTTTTGCTCAAGGGATTATCTCTTTGCTTGGTGGCCATATTAATTTCGCTTTGGTTGCAGCGATCACGGGATTAGTTGTTACTTTTTCAGTTCTCTTTGGTTTTAAGGGTCTGAGTTGGACTTCCAATATTTCGGTGCCTGCATTTATTTTGGTCATTGGCTTAGCAACTTACAATATGTTAAAAGGCCATACAATGACCGGATTGGTGACTATGGCAGCGCCGGGTGCAGCTCTTAGCATGAGTGCAGCGATCACGATGGTAACTGGAAACTTTATTATCGGTGCGATTATCATGCCCGATTTAAATAGATTCAATCACAATTGGAAAGGTGTATTTATTGTTTCAGTTGTTGGAACATTAATTGGCGAATTAGGTGTGAATGTTTTAGGCGTATTAATGGCTCACGCGGTTGGCAGCAGTAACATTATGCCAATTATTTATAAGCTCACAGGCGGATTTGGCATCTTGTTGGTAGTCTTTTCTAGTATCAAGGTGAACGATCTTAATTTATATTCGGCTACTCTGGATTTTGTTAATTTCTTCAAACAAGTTTTTCATTGGAATGTAAACCGTGGACTGGTTACGATTGTCGCAGGCATCCTTGGAACTTTCCTTTCTGTAATTGGTTTAATTGATCAATTCAGCGGTTTTCTCAATGTTTTAGGTGTTGTGTTTCCACCTATCGCTTCAATTATGTTTACTGATTATTGGATCCTCAAGCGTTCCCGCAAACAATTGGATAAAAGTCGCAACAAGGGCCAATTACCTACCGAGTCAGAAATCTTTAATCCGGTTACGATTGTAGCCTGGCTTGTAGGAATTGCATCTGGTTTCTTTATTACTTGGGGAATTCCTTCATTCAATGTGTTGGTGATTTCAGCAGTTGTTTATTATGCCGGTATAAAAATATTTGATAAATCAGCTAAGCGTACTGCGGTGAGCATCAACGAAGAAAGGAGAAATGTATAG
- a CDS encoding PucR family transcriptional regulator: MSVTIQDVLHLPSMKGSVLLTNSSELKKTVNTVSVLEYADTTPMQKDLSENIEYSGNELTLTAFASISHDINAQCKNIQQLSSVGNIGMVIFYVGLIMPKIDAKLVETANELNYVLIMMPPHDMSLAYSSVIADIMQAVFLDKMNHPLFAVDLIKKISKMPDSLRSVSMVLRTISERLHVSAALFDQDYQLLQSASWPLNIQDHWGNYIIAEHRQQEINDRFLYWDTVSDNQRLGIIHLLLVGHQRIGLYNRQQATEVLQITLNLWGHNIQSDSKVALLASIMEDEPIRMRRLSKFYHINLSELHHMWLIPNFQGIDRQIHQTEIANLSAKYASIAICERYNGMLYIMPKGDLEPAVWDKWGEMLAAKCRDWQDTVPICCQGIMTPEIVRQAVQLTKSAADDATIIFPKRDVVTLGDLRLAEICRRRIRAGDQSVNAFMNSQLGLIDKAHEQTELFQTLTTFLLDTNQNIAATATLLYVHPNTVKYRLAKLEIRFGFSIDKTPTSWLLYELCGVWRLVNHANQ, translated from the coding sequence ATGAGTGTGACTATTCAAGATGTGCTGCATCTGCCGTCAATGAAGGGTAGTGTTCTGTTGACTAACTCTTCAGAATTAAAAAAAACAGTTAATACAGTGTCTGTATTGGAGTATGCGGACACCACGCCGATGCAAAAAGATTTAAGTGAAAATATCGAATATTCTGGGAACGAGCTTACTCTAACGGCTTTCGCCAGTATTAGTCATGACATTAATGCGCAATGCAAAAATATCCAGCAGCTTTCGAGCGTTGGCAATATTGGCATGGTGATTTTTTATGTTGGATTGATAATGCCTAAGATTGATGCCAAATTAGTTGAGACAGCTAATGAGCTTAATTATGTGCTGATTATGATGCCACCACACGATATGAGCCTGGCTTATAGCAGTGTCATAGCCGATATCATGCAAGCAGTTTTTCTTGATAAAATGAACCATCCTCTTTTTGCAGTTGATTTAATTAAAAAAATTTCTAAAATGCCTGATTCTTTGCGGTCTGTGAGTATGGTGTTAAGAACTATTTCAGAGCGTCTGCATGTGAGTGCGGCTTTATTTGATCAAGATTATCAGCTATTGCAAAGTGCCTCATGGCCATTGAACATCCAGGATCATTGGGGAAACTATATTATCGCTGAGCATCGCCAACAAGAGATTAATGACCGATTTCTATATTGGGATACTGTGAGTGATAATCAACGTCTTGGAATCATTCATTTACTATTAGTTGGCCATCAGAGAATTGGGCTCTATAATCGCCAGCAAGCAACCGAAGTTTTGCAGATTACCTTGAATTTATGGGGACATAATATTCAGTCTGATAGCAAAGTAGCTTTACTTGCTTCGATTATGGAAGATGAGCCAATCCGGATGCGTCGTTTGAGCAAGTTTTATCATATTAATTTATCGGAATTGCATCATATGTGGCTGATTCCAAATTTTCAGGGAATAGATAGACAAATTCATCAAACGGAAATAGCAAATTTGTCAGCTAAATATGCCTCGATTGCTATCTGTGAAAGATATAATGGCATGCTTTATATCATGCCAAAAGGCGATTTGGAACCCGCTGTTTGGGACAAGTGGGGTGAAATGCTGGCTGCTAAATGTCGAGATTGGCAGGATACCGTTCCGATCTGTTGCCAGGGAATTATGACACCTGAAATAGTACGTCAAGCTGTTCAATTAACTAAATCAGCTGCCGACGATGCCACGATTATTTTTCCTAAGCGTGATGTAGTGACTTTAGGCGATTTACGTTTGGCTGAAATTTGCCGCCGAAGAATTAGGGCGGGAGATCAATCGGTGAATGCTTTTATGAATAGTCAACTTGGTTTAATTGATAAGGCTCACGAACAAACGGAGCTGTTTCAGACCCTGACGACTTTTTTGCTGGATACTAATCAAAATATAGCTGCTACGGCCACTTTATTATATGTTCATCCGAATACGGTTAAATATCGTTTAGCAAAACTGGAAATTCGTTTTGGTTTTTCAATTGACAAAACACCGACATCTTGGCTTCTTTACGAATTATGTGGTGTCTGGCGATTGGTCAACCATGCTAATCAATAA
- a CDS encoding prevent-host-death protein: protein MEVYAKTKLRDNIYNILKNVARFGKEVEITMHWSEKDLPNEGTVIMSKEKYEQMQELNYLQKTDTLDAVLNRMANEKEDDFDLRNAY from the coding sequence ATGGAAGTTTATGCAAAGACTAAATTACGCGATAATATCTATAATATTTTGAAAAATGTTGCACGTTTTGGTAAAGAAGTCGAAATTACGATGCATTGGTCCGAAAAAGATCTACCCAATGAAGGAACTGTTATTATGAGCAAGGAAAAATACGAGCAGATGCAAGAACTGAATTACCTCCAAAAGACTGATACCTTAGATGCAGTATTAAACCGTATGGCAAACGAAAAGGAAGATGATTTCGATTTAAGAAATGCATACTAA
- a CDS encoding type II toxin-antitoxin system MqsR family toxin, with product MEIIQVLAKLKYLVSRNDFILVNRRASHAQAVTSSLAKIITNQLQIRDFQKHESDRDRPDEYVWVFKTEYGDTYYIKFKFIENGSKVKFISFHLSN from the coding sequence GTGGAAATAATACAAGTACTGGCTAAATTGAAATATTTAGTCTCGAGAAATGATTTCATCCTAGTGAATAGACGAGCATCACACGCTCAGGCTGTTACGTCCAGTCTGGCTAAAATAATTACAAATCAGCTCCAAATTCGCGACTTTCAAAAACACGAGTCAGACCGTGATAGGCCGGATGAATATGTATGGGTTTTCAAAACAGAATATGGCGACACCTACTACATCAAATTCAAATTTATTGAGAACGGCAGTAAAGTGAAATTCATTAGTTTTCATTTATCAAACTAA